GAAGGACTAGACTGGTGGGAAAGAATGCTATAAGGtgtttgctgcatttgtttagCTACAAAACACAATGTTTACTTTCAAAGATTAGCTGCAGCACACCTGAAATTATCACGATAAGTATGGTCTTTCAAATTCAGCTTCTTGAGCTCCAGTATTATAACTGTGATCGGCGGCACAATATGTTGTCAGCAAGGTGACAGCACGGTAAATGATAAAGAATCTCTGCAACAGTGTTCccgaaaatatttttctgttttgtttttaatttgtgaaattctttctttttcttaatgctATTTACACCAACAGTTGTTAGCAACGATTAACCGTATCAGCAATGTGTCATACAAAAGTGCAAATTGGTTCCTATGGtaacttttaaaacttgtgaCAGTACCTATGTaagtaaacagataaacacGGTACGTGTAATGGTCCCCAGCAGCTTTAAAAATCTGGCAACATCAGCGATGCTTTCGATGCAATATCATCGCTGGATGAAGTCGTTTTTCGTCGTCTGCTGCTTATTGTGTTTAGGCTCATCATAAAGCATACTGAGACAGCCTGGGCCTCACCTATGCTGACGTCCCAAGCGGAATTTTCTAGCAAATATTTCTCGACTAAGCCTCCAACTTAGGCCTAGGACGGTTCGTGCACACGACCCCACTGAGATAAGCCCTTGGCACGACCAACGCATGCGTAGAAGTAGGTGCTGCACCACAACCCGGAAGGAAATTACACTGTGCAGTTGGGACCAAgggtttatatttattttatatgagCTCGCGAGGGCGTGACAGTCAGAGAGGCTTTACTGTCAGCGCCACCAGACTTACCAGATATAACCAGTCAACTGTTATTTGAATTATATCTATAATCGATATACAATATGTAGTATGCCCTAGTATAGGGTGTGTACTTCAGGTGACAGGAAGGCAGATAAAGGTTTGGAGTATTATTCGGTTATCTCGCTGGCTGACTGATTATTATCATGAAAATCAGACGACATATTTCTTTGCGCACGCACACTGTGACTGGAGTCACGTGTCCAGATATCCCTGCacatggaagaagaaaaagtccgCGAAAAGTGTCACGTGATAATCAGTCCTGCTTCCTCATTTTTGGGATTTTGAAGAGCTTCCTTCTGACACTTGTGAGAGTAGCCTGTATAAACAGACTGCCTGCTGACCTGTTTGGCTGTTCGGTTGCCTGGAGCAACGTTTGATCTTTCATGTACCCTTTCTACCTGACAGGTGCACAGACAGACTCTATTATTAGGCTATCCACTCCCATGGCAAAGGTGAAGAAGACTGATCGTTCCTTGCAGACCTGCTCACCATTGTTCAACAGAAGCTTAATGGCGAGCCTCCTTGGCTGCTTCTATCCATGTACCCCGATGACCACCCGCCGGTAGACTATCATACCTGGGGGTCAGCAAGAACCAGACAATGAATGGTAAATGCTGATGATGAGTCAcgagattactttttttttttttttgcaatcccCTATTTTTTTGCAGTCCAGTTTCCTCCAAACAGCTTTTCGACGGATGGTGCTCCGATGTCTCATCGCTTTCCAGTCTTCGATACAGAGGGACCTGTGACAAAGACATCAGTCAAAGGTCAAGAAAAACATACCTGTTGATTGATCAGTTAGCTAAGTGGTCGATAGGAATTAATTGATTAGTTTATTGATATCTGTCCAATAGCCATCCCAACAGCAGAGAGTGGTAGAAGCAGCTGAACCCGAACCATTTACAACGGGATAAGGTTCACACCGGAAGTGGGAATCATTCAACACATACCATTCATTCAGCCACAAGAGCACACATACACTACATATCAAAGGTAATACCCGAATACATCAATTACGATTGCCAAATGTACATACACTACATATCAGAGAAATAATTCATTCACCTCTAGGAGGCTCCATCATCGAATGCGTCTGAGCAGGAAGTGACGAACGAAGCGTCTTGGGCAGCCATTGGCTGAAGACTTGCCCAACAGACACGGCCCGGCCTTTCCTGTCCTCCTGGTTGTAGGTTGGAGGCAGAGTGTCTCTCTGATGCAACCGTTTAACCCTTTCTGACTCGTCGGACATCTTTGCCTCGTCGATTTCCACGTAGATCGCGTCGTTATTGTCGTCCTCGTCGTTGTCGTTAGCAGCGACATCATCAGTCTTGCGTTCAATGAATGAGGTCGGCTTGGGTTGGTCATCTTTGCTGGAGAAAGTCCTCAAGGTGCGAGACACTTTAGCAggtaatttctttaatttctttagcCTCGCAGCTTGCTCTGTTATTACCTTCGTCAGTTTTCGCATTTGAAATCCGGATTTCTGAAAcagaatatttgtaaataattaaaataattagaatACTCTAAAAATAGTAATTGACACGAAAATACCGCGATACTCCAAAACCTAACAGACAAATGAGTGAAAACACTGAACTACTTCAAATTATAATCATTAAATAATCAGTTAAAAGTCGTGTGATAGTCATTGAAGCACGTGAAAGTTAACCTACCTTTGTTTCCCTGCAAGGAAGTCTGATAACGGAACCTGCACATAAAAACACACGTGACTTTGAATAACGAGCGTCGCTGGACGAGTGAAGGGTTATGTCACAGCGCGTGCAGTCATCTGCACCATTACACAAACCCCAGCAGAGCAACAAGGAGTTCGAACAACAAGGAGATAACAATTCTAACAAgtgccattattattatgtcaaaTGTACCTCACGAGTGGGAGAGCAACAGTAGGTGAACCAGAACCATGTCAGCAAATTCAAAGCCTTTTCAAAGTCGCTCACCATTTCCCTGTTCGCTGCTGCAAAACTCTTCGTCGTCGCCGTACACGGCTGCCAGAGTGAAGCCCAGGCAGGTGTCGACAGGTACATCGTCTTCAAATTCGTAGATGGCGCTGGTGTTGTCATGGTTGCCACAGTTACTGCAGCGTCCTCGGACTGCGTGGGAGGAGACTGGCGGAGTGGAAGTGTTTGGTTTGTACCTGCATCCAAAGCGGCACAGATAAAAGATTCAGAAATATGTCGCAGCAGCTGTTTAAAATATGACAACAGGCACCTCACCTGGAATCTCAGCATCAATATGATTGTGTTTACCTAGAATCTCAGGTAGGTGGTTCTGTACTTATCTGAAGAACGTTTCACCACAGTCAACACTCACCTACGAGAGATCTGGATGCtagaggtgtgtgtggagggttaCCGCTGTGGTCTACCCTGGCATCCACGGCCACGTGAGACCTCGCGACCCTGGGTACCCTCGGTACCCTCGGtactgcagcagacgacatctcTGAAAACGTTTGGTGTCCAGCTCCGGACTGCCTTTCGCAAGGACCTGAAGACGTCACAGCATCCTTTGCCagcgcagcagacgacagtttccCGGTACTCGCTGATGACGTGGGTGGCGCTCCTGCCGCAACAGGTGACGTCAACGGAATCCTGGCCGGCGCCGCAGGTGATGTCACAGTATTCCTGGTAGTTGGGGACTGAGGCTGACGGCTGCTTGTTTCCGTTAGGGACGTCACCGAGTCCGTTTGGTTCAACGCGTTCACTGGTTTGCTACCCCTGTTGACCCTAGGGGGCGCGACTGGCTTCTCCATGCTGGTGTCCACCACCACTTCGACCCACCGGTCTGCTCTGCCTCCTGCACTTCTCGCTGTCAGACTTGCAGCATCTGAAACTGAAAGGTAATGTTGATGTCAACGAGTCGTCACGCTTCACTGAAGCCAGGGATTCGTCtgcgatgtttttttttttttacattcgtCCCAACGTTTTTCCTTTGCTGTGCTGAGAAAAAACAAGGCTGAGCATCTAAGACTGAGGTTGAATGTACTGTGCTAACAACGCTTCTACAATaattgttttagtagttagTGCAGACGTATTTTCcactgcaatttaaaaaaaccggAAGAGGTCACACAAACAATCgggtgaaggtcacatgcatgtataattCTCTGAACAGGAGGATGCAGCGTGCCACCTCTTGCGTAACCTGAATTTCTGCATCGGACAATGAGTTTTCATTGAGGGGAAGGCCCAGAGCTGAGTAGACTTTGTGGGAAGTGACTCACGCACTTGACTTCGCTTTCCTGAGTTCTTTCCCGGGCTGCGGCTCTTCGCTGTAAGTACAATCTGATTTTATGAAAcgagtgacacacacacactataagaTGAGGAATGCTGAGTGGTTATAACACTGTGTGGTCCAGCTTACACACCAGCCGGTTCAAGATCCACGTGGGGCAACGGACGTCTCCTAGTGTAGCCAACAGTTGATTGGGTATGTTGACTCCATGGACGATAGAGGAAGGTCTCTCTCCCCAAAGAACGAAAGATTTGGGAACTATCtgaattattgttattgttgttattattattattattattattattattattattattattattattgttgttgttgttgttattattattattatatttattatttattattattattattattattattatttatattattattattattattattattattattgcaaacTCGATTATTCATTTTCAAGGAGAGTCTTGGGTAAAGACTTGAGAAACGTACCCTTTTCCCGGAGCACTTCCTCCTCCCTTCCGACCCAATCGCACCCGTTAAACCTGGTGTTGATGAAACTGCCGTACGAGTCCTGGCAGATGGAGACCTCAAGGGAAGCCAACTGAGGGTTAACCAAGGGAAGTAAGATCAGGGCGCGGTAA
The Pomacea canaliculata isolate SZHN2017 linkage group LG2, ASM307304v1, whole genome shotgun sequence genome window above contains:
- the LOC112558004 gene encoding mucin-5AC-like; this encodes MNMALDGASCVSETVSLKELVSRNCLPALVRLEEGIRGDIESLSLSSGDVIALVACSGADNGQGTVLAHYTSERKIYNGGAFDTSEKDVYRALILLPLVNPQLASLEVSICQDSYGSFINTRFNGCDWVGREEEVLREKVSDAASLTARSAGGRADRWVEVVVDTSMEKPVAPPRVNRGSKPVNALNQTDSVTSLTETSSRQPQSPTTRNTVTSPAAPARIPLTSPVAAGAPPTSSASTGKLSSAALAKDAVTSSGPCERQSGAGHQTFSEMSSAAVPRVPRVPRVARSHVAVDARVDHSGNPPHTPLASRSLVGTNQTLPLRQSPPTQSEDAAVTVATMTTPAPSTNLKTMYLSTPAWASLWQPCTATTKSFAAANREMVPLSDFLAGKQRNPDFKCEN